The genomic DNA TTGAGCAACTTTTCGCGCTCGGAAAGTTCTTGGTTCATGTTGTTATTAAATGTAAGTTTATCAATTGTAAGACATCTCGATTCCCATTGCGGTGCAGGCAAATCGATTTAGCGCAGGTTTATATGGGCCCACAGTGACGCTATAGAAGAGTCGCTAAATTGCAAAAGTCCGGACCGTCAATTAAACTTAATTTTTTGCGATTTACAACGACGACGCCGGGATGGCGGAACTGGCAGACGCAGCGGACTCAAAATCCGCCGGCCTTCGGGCCATGGGGGTTCAAGTCCCTTTCCCGGCACCAAATTTTCGTATGTTTCAGCTCCATGCTCAGTGGGAGTGATCGAGATTACGCGTGGACGGTCTGATACTCCTCGTAGGCGCCCTTGAAGTCCTCGATCTTGCGGTCCTCAAAGTGCCAGATCCTGCTGGCGACCTCGTCAATCACATCATGGTCGTGGGTCACTAAAAGTATTGTTCCCTGATAGCGCTGCAGCGCGATATTAAGAGCATTGATGGATTCCAAATCCAGGTGGTTAGTAGGCTCATCCAGCACCAGGACGTTAGGCTTTTGCAGCATCAGCTTGCAAAAGATGAGCCGCGCGGCCTCGCCGCCGGAGAGATTATCGGTGCGCTTGTTGCCCTCATCACGCGCGAACAGCATTTGACCAAGCAGTCCGCGAATTTCCTCGTTCGAGGCTGACGGGTCCCATTGATAGAGCCAATCGAACACAGACATGTTCTTTTCAATGAGGGTTTTGTGGTCTTGGGCAAAATATCCGACTAGCGCCTCGTGTCCCCAGATTACCTTTCCACCATCAATGAATGCGCCTTCGTAGCCGCTGGTTGTTCGCAACTCGGTTTGCGGGACCGTACCCGAGTTTGCCAGAAGAGCATTCAACAGGGTCGTCTTGCCGGTGCCGTTGCGGCCCATCAACGCGATTTTTTCTCCACGAATCACGCTCGCAGTAAAACCAGTGATGACCTGGTTGTCTCCGTAGGACTTGGTCACTCCCTCCAGCTCCAGAATATGTTTACCGGAAGGCCGCTTGGGCTCGAATTTCAGAAATGGCCGTTGGATATTCGACCTGGCCAGCTCGGTCACCTGCAGGCGCTCGACCTCTTTACGCCGCGACTGCACCTGGCTGGAGCGCGTGCCCGCCGAGAAGCGCGCGATGAATTCATTTAGTTGCGCGATCTTCTTTTCGCGCTGCGCATTCTGCGACTCGATTTGCGAGCGGATCTGGGTCTTGGCCATCACCATATCGTCATAGCCGCCGGTATAGGTGATGATGGTCTCGTAATCAATGTCGGCAATGTGCGTGCAAACACTGTTGAGAAAGTGGCGGTCATGTGAGATCACGATGAGCACGCCGTCATAATTATTCAGGAAGCTCTGCAACCAGTGGATCGAATCCAGATCGAGGTGGTTTGTGGGTTCGTCGAGCAACAGGGCTTGCGGATGTCCGAACAGCGCCTGCGCCAGTAGCACGCGGACTTTTTGTCCGCCTTGCAGTTCACCCATATTGCTTGCGTGCAGCTCGTCGGGAATATCCAGACCTTGCAGCAGGATCGCGGCGTCGCTTTCGGCGGAGTAGCCATCCTCTTCACCCACGATGCCTTCCAACTCTCCCAGCCGCATGCCGTCTTCATCGGTCATTTCGGCCTTGGCGTAGATCTTCTCGCGCTCTTCGAGCGCGGCCCACAGACGCTTGTTGCCCATAACGACCGCGTCAATCACGCGAAAGGTGTCAAATGCGAATTGGTCCTGGCTCAAGGTGCCGAACTTCTTGGGGCGAACGACAGAGCCCTTTTGCGGCTCCAACTCGCCGGTCAGGATCTTCATGAACGTGGATTTGCCGGCGCCGTTAGGGCCAGTGAGGCCATAACGCTTGCCCGGCGTGAACGCCGTGCTGACCTCTTCGAACAGAACTTTAGCGCCGTAGCGCATAGAAACATTACTGACTGAAATCATGTTTTTTATAGGGAACTGCGGGAAAAATTCCGACCAGGCGGGAACGCAGCTATCGTATTTAGAATATCATGTGCGAGGTCTCGAAGGCACCCGATTCAGCGCTGTTCTTCGGCCAAGCGGACTACTCTCCTCGTGGAATCAGCCCAACTTTGATCGTGGTTTTTTCATTGGCCTGAAGGCTGATTTGGGCGGCTTTGGAAGCATACTCACTCAGGACTTCGGGACCACGGCGAAGTGGCCGCATGTCGCCGAGAAAAGATAACTTTAACATGCCGCCGGGAGAGCGGTTGACCGCTCTCCCGTGCCTTGGCACATTTGTTAAAAGGGTCCGGTGATGGTAACAGCACTTATGTAAGGGCAGCGATCACCTTGAGTATTTGTCGTCGGATTGCCAAACACAAGCTTGTTCGTCCCGGCTGGTAAGGCGATGGAGCCAATCTTCCATTCCACCGGGATCTTAAAGCTCTGGCCAGTAATCAAAAAGGGAGAGCCTGATGCCTGCGGACCACTTTCGCTGCCAAGCCAGACATAAAGGACGCGCGGATATTCGGTTTCCAAAGCGGCCGAGAGGTCATAAGTGCCAGCGACGGGAACGGTGAAGGTGAGTACCGCATAATTTGAGGAGCCAAAACCGATCTGGTCAATCATGTAGCCGCCTGGGACCAGTGAGTTTCTCTCAAAATGCGCCAGGCCGAACAGCTTCCAGTGAGTTGGGACGCCGTTACAGGTGCCGGCACAATAAGTAACTGAGCTTCCGGATGGCGCCGGAGCCGGACTGCTCGTTGCGTCAGAGGTTTGGGCATGCAGGACGCAGGGGAGCGTCATTGCTGCCAGCAGTAGGAGAGACTTACAAAAAGTAGACCACGAAAAAGACATAAGCGGGAATTCCTCCAGTTGACGAATTTGATTCAAAACGTCTCGGACGTTGAAACGGTGCCTCGGACTTTTAAATAACGCTCGGATATTGCAACAACGTCTCGGATTTTGAAACGCCTGAATCGGCGGCCAATTTAATGGGGTGGGAAAGGCCTGGCAAGTGAATTCACAGTTAAAGTCGCCGACGTGTACATCTCATCTGCAAGCAGAAGATTTTGCAGTAATTTAGATTGAGTAGCTCTTTACGTAAAGAGGCAGGAAGGCATTGGGCCGGTCTGGTTGATACGCCAGAGATCTGCCCAATTCTCGATGGTATCCACTTTCGGGTGTTTAAATTCCCAGTTGTTATGGCCTATGCAAGGCTCATTCTTGTAGTCCTGGCAAGCCTCCTCCGGGTGATTGCCTGACTGGCTGCTATCCTTAGATACAGAGCTACTCGGTTGAGAGCATATATGAGAGCATATAGCGGTCGATTTCTCAGTCAATGATCAAAAAGCATAGACAAACGTTTGTCTTATATATAGACTCTTGTTCTATTGCGAGGTTTGGGAGGGGCCCACAAAGTAACAAAGAGCAAGATGCAAATGCATCTGCCCTGCCCCTGAAAGTTGCCGAAACCACTCTTAGCTGAGGGCGACATGCGGTATTCAAAGTCGTTGCTGTTGCTATTTCTGATGCTAAACACATCGATCCTTGCAACCGCGCAAGGAGGTCCAAGGCAACTGCGGGTTGCGCCCTCCGACCAGCTCATCGCACCTTCCGCGACGCAGCAGTATGCTGCGCTGCTTGCTTTCTTCAAGGGCATGGGCAAGCCCGGCGGCGAACGCGTGGTCACGAACGCTGTCACTTGGTCTTCTTCGAACCCGAGTGTGGCCACGATCGGTCTGCACACGGGATTAGTAACGGGCGGCAGCACACCAGGGACAACCACCACCATCACCGCTGTAAGTGGTGTTCTGCGTGTTTCGGTGCAGTTAACGGTGAGCAATGCGACGCTGAATTCCATTACCGTCACGCCTGCCAACCCCTCGGTTCCACTGGGTAGGTTGGTCCAGTTTACCGCCACCGGGAATTACAGTGACGGCACGCATCACAACCTCACAGATGCGGTCACCTGGAGCTCGGGGATAAAAACGACAGCTACCATCAACAGCCTGGGACTTGCTGGCACCAAAGCCCAGGGCAGCACATTGATCAGCGCAACCTTGGGCAGCACCACCGGAACAAGCACGCTGAACGTAACCGCTTCGGTGCTGGACTCGATTCAAGTCACGCCGGCCAACGGCACGGTAATCTTTCCAGCAACCCAGCAATTCACGGCTATGGGGTTTTTTTCTGACAACCACACGCAGGACCTGACCACCAGCGTCACCTGGAGCTCGAGCAATGCAGGTGTGGCAACGATCGGCGCCAACACCGGGCTGGCTACCGCCGCCGGGCCAGGAACCACGACGATCTCAGCCACCTACAACGCGGTCACAGGCTCCACTTCGTACACAGTGATCACTCTCATCTCCATTGCCATTACACCTTCCAATCCGAACGTTGTTTTCGGCTCCAAACTGCAGCTCACCGCTACAGGGACATATAGCGACGGCAGCACGCCTGACATCACGGCTACGGCGGCCTGGAGTTCCACCAGTCCGGGCGTCGCAACCGTCAATGCAACCGGCTTAGTAACAAGTGTGCACGAGGGGACAACTACGATCCATGCGACCCAGAGTGGTGTGACTGGCTCTACGCAGCTCTCTATCGTCGGCTCTGCGGTTTCCATTGTTCTAACCACGGACGATCAGTCGCTCAGGATGCAGGCGCAGCCAGGCACTACATTCACCACGGCAAGCGGCGGCAACAACGTGGTTTATGTAGACGAGGCCGAAGCCTATCAGCCCATCGAAGGTTTCGGGGCTACATTTACCGACTCAACAGCTTATC from Terriglobales bacterium includes the following:
- a CDS encoding ATP-binding cassette domain-containing protein, translated to MISVSNVSMRYGAKVLFEEVSTAFTPGKRYGLTGPNGAGKSTFMKILTGELEPQKGSVVRPKKFGTLSQDQFAFDTFRVIDAVVMGNKRLWAALEEREKIYAKAEMTDEDGMRLGELEGIVGEEDGYSAESDAAILLQGLDIPDELHASNMGELQGGQKVRVLLAQALFGHPQALLLDEPTNHLDLDSIHWLQSFLNNYDGVLIVISHDRHFLNSVCTHIADIDYETIITYTGGYDDMVMAKTQIRSQIESQNAQREKKIAQLNEFIARFSAGTRSSQVQSRRKEVERLQVTELARSNIQRPFLKFEPKRPSGKHILELEGVTKSYGDNQVITGFTASVIRGEKIALMGRNGTGKTTLLNALLANSGTVPQTELRTTSGYEGAFIDGGKVIWGHEALVGYFAQDHKTLIEKNMSVFDWLYQWDPSASNEEIRGLLGQMLFARDEGNKRTDNLSGGEAARLIFCKLMLQKPNVLVLDEPTNHLDLESINALNIALQRYQGTILLVTHDHDVIDEVASRIWHFEDRKIEDFKGAYEEYQTVHA